In a single window of the Nicotiana tomentosiformis chromosome 10, ASM39032v3, whole genome shotgun sequence genome:
- the LOC138900027 gene encoding uncharacterized protein — protein MLFEEEPTIDNKIILQKAQAELKRYLNIEEQYWKQKAGMTWFAEGDRNTRFFHNHVNGKRRKLKLNRIHNGDGVWIETQDLLDKEAVDFFQNKFSHEGDPTSFDLLSNVPSMIFYSRAPLPKSVTHTNLIISRVMHDRLEKIFPPLISSNQSGFVKGRTIFENMLLTQEIVTDIRLREKPANVVIKLYMAKAYDRVS, from the exons ATGTTGTTTGAGGAGGAACCAACAATTGACAACAAAATTATCCTCCAAAAGGCACAGGCAGAATTGAAAAGATATTTGAACATTGAGGAGCAATACTGGAAACAAAAAGCAGGCATGACATGGTTTGCAGAAGGGGATAGAAATACTAGATTCTTTCACAACCATGTCAATGGCAAGAGGCGGAAATTAAAACTTAATAGGATCCATAATGGAGATGGAGTGTGGATTGAAACACAGGACCTATTGGACAAGGAAGCAGTAGATTTCTTTCAAAATAAGTTTAGTCATGAGGGTGATCCAACAAGCTTTGATCTTCTGAGTAATGTTCCTTCTATG ATCTTCTACAGTAGAGCTCCATTACCAAAATCAGTAACTCATACTAATCTG ATCATATCAAGGGTAATGCATGATAGGTTGGAGAAGATTTTTCCTCCTCTGATCTCCTCCAATCAATCTGGATTTGTTAAAGGAAGGACTATCTTTGAGAATATGTTACTTACTCAAGAGATTGTAACTGATATAAGGTTAAGGGAGAAGCCAGCTAATGTTGTGATCAAGTTGTATATGGCTAAGGCTTATGATAGGGTTTCATAG